CGGCTGTCCTGccacccctcctccagccctgcccccagcagcCACATCCACTCACCCATAAGTCCGCTGGATCAAGGTGGGGTGCAGCTGCTGCACGCCGATGGCAAAGCCTAAAACCAGACACCAGTTAGAGGCTCGGCCTCACCAGGGGAGCAGAAACACACAGCCCTACccatccacccccccacccccaacaaaagTTGGAGATAGATAACGGGCTTCCCCTACACTCCCAGgccaccctcctcccacccaccggAAAGCTCCCTGCCGAAGCCAGCCCAGGGAGagcccagggggcagggcagcagcaCCCTCTGGGTGTGGGTCCTCATCTCCAGCCCCGAGGACCAACTTCCTCCTTCCCTCGGGGACACCCAAtgcgccctcctccccttgcccCACTGGAACATGTGCCCAGACGCAGGGGTCCAGCTCCCAAGCTAGAGGATGATGGCCCTGTGACGGCTCTGCGAGCACATGATAGCTGACAGCCACTcctggggccgggccggggcggggtggggggggcctctTCCACGGCACAGATACCAGCACTGAATATAGCAATCGAGGCGAGCCAGGGAAGGAGAACACGGGCTCTCTCACCCGTCTGGAGGCTCCTCGGCTTGGCGCCCAGATACGCCAGGTTCACATTGGCCTTGCGGCCGTCGATGTTGGGGTTCGGGTCTTTGCAAGCTCTCTCAGCCGCCGCCCGGTCGGCCATGGTCACCTGCATGAGCACAGGGGCATCAGGGCTTTCCCTTAGGCGCTGGGAGGAGCACAGGGCTGCCAGCTCTGGCTAGGGGCGCccacttcccccttccccctccaggtggtggggggggggccctccccctcccactaAGGTGCCCCTGGTGAATCTCTGCTCCCTCCGAGCTCCCGCGCTGGGAAACCTGCCTTCAAGGACAGAGCTCCCCGGGGGAGACAGGGcaccctcccccctctccctccctctccccctcccccagggggggggaggggcggggcagccctcctgcctgcctgttggggggggctggggggcactaGTTAGAAGGGAAACAGGACACAAGTCTCCAAGTCGTCTCCGACTGGAGCTGATGTTTATTGGGGCCCTGAGCGGGACTCCCAGGACGCCGTGAGGGAGGGGGTGCCCGCGGCCTCCAGGGCGCCCCGGGGGGGGCCTGAGCTCGCGCTTGCTGGTTGCTCCAGGAAGTCCTGGCAGCGGCCGACCGTCCCCAAAACCTCCCCGCAAACTCCCAAGTGCTAATTGGCCGCAGCGGCTCCGCCTCTGAAGCCgggagcggggtggggtgggggcagggcggcgggcggcggagCGCGCACCTCGGCGCggagcccgggcgggggcggcaggtgcggggcgcgcggggcgggggggggcgcgggcggggcgggggggggcgcggggcggggcgggggccacTTACGAAGCCGTAGCCGCGGGACTTGCCCGTCTGGCGGTCGGTGATGACCACGGCCTCCTCGATGTCCCCGAAGCCCTCGAAGTACTTCCTGAGCGAGGCGTCGGTGGTGTGGTAGGGCAGGCCGCCCACGAAGATCTTGGTGAACGTGGTGTCCTTCTGCGAGCCGTGCATGGcgccgggggcggccgggggccgCGGGAAGCCCGCGCTCGGGGCGCACGGCGCGGGCTGCAGCAGCATGGGGGGCCCCCACCGCCTACGGCCCCGGGCCGCGCGGCGCCGCGCTCATGGGCGGGGCGGGCAGCGAGCAGGGCAGCGGCGGCGCCGCTCCGGCCCCCGGGCCCGTCCGCTCGCGGGGCCGCTCCCGCCTGCGCCCTGGATGCGCTGCGCTGCGCTCCGGCCGGCGCTGCGGACACTCtgcgccgcgccgcccgcccccggGCTTTGtaggcggccccgccccccgccgccgcgccccgcccccgccgccgcccgccccgccccgggcgcgCAGGGGCCGCCGGGAACCGTAGTCCGGGCCGGGCCCAGGGAGccgccgcgggggggggggcgggggctgcccgGTGCGCGCCCCCCGGAGTCCAGCCCCGCCCTCGTGGCGCGCACAGCCTGGTGCGCGAGAGGGGAGCGGTGACCGGCATCAGGTGTCCCGAGCCAGCGCTTGCCACGGGGCACGCAGGCTACGGCAACCATCGCGTATAACAGGTGAGATGACCCTGGATTCATCTACAAGTGACATTCACTCGCCGAAAGCCTCCCAGGGCCCCTCGTGCGGCAGGCCCGGCAGGATGGGGCCGCCCGATGCCCGGCACCGACAGCCTCGCTCCGCGGACAAGGCAGCGTCGAGCCCACAGTGCACAACCGGGAGGGATGCAAGCCAGGGACCTGCCATCCGGGAGGGTCCCCGGAGGAGGCGGCTCTGGCCCCTGCAGCCCGGCCGGCATCCGGGATTCCTTCCTCCGTCTGCGTGGAGGTGGACGACCCTGCCGCGCGGCAGCCCGGCCCCTCTGTCCCGTCCCCAGCCGCGGAAGCGGCCCATGCCGGGGCCTCCGTGAGCTCCACACCAGGCAGGACCCGCCACGGAACTTGTTCCAAGTTTTTAGAAGTTTCAtagcatgggatccctgggtggcgcagcggtttggcgcctgcctttggcccagggcgcgatcctggagacccgggatcgaatcccacatcaggctcccggtgcatggagcctgcttctccctctgcctatgcctctgcctctctctctctctgtgactatcataaataaataaaaattaaaaaaaattttttcatagcAAACCCAGCGTGGGGCCCTTCTGAGCTCGGGGCCCCAGCACCTGCGCTCTccgctggggggtgggggggtcccacCTCCACGCGGTGCAGAGCGTGGCTCTGGGCGCCCCAAACTCTCCGCACGTCCGTCCGGGCACAGGTGTGCACCCACTTGTACGGTGGAGACCTGCGGCGCTAAGTGGGGTCCCTTCGGGCCGACTCTGTGACCCTTGAGCCTCCTCTGGGGCCGAGGGATACAGGCCGGGGCCTGCGGGACTGGGGGTGGCGCGGCGGGGAGGCGAACCACGTCCCCTAGTCTTTCAGGCGGTTACCGGCACCTGCTGAGtccaggccctgggcccctgggccctCCTCGCCCGCCTTCTGCCCGCCCCGTCCCATCTAACTCCTGCCTCGGCCCTGcggctcctgctcctcccacaCCCCAGGCACagtcctgcctcctccagggcctTGGCCTCATTCTGGGGCTCTTCATCCTGCCTTCTCACCCCCTTCGCTGTACTTCTGTCCCGAAGCCCTGGTTGCCTGCACCTGCCTGTACGGCCTCCCTCTTCTGCTCGGAGGGACCTTGGACGTCTTGCTCGAGCGGCaaggcctgggaggcagggggccCTCGGCAAGTGTTTGCTGAGTGAATGCACGATGGAACGGGGGTGAGGCAAGCTCTGCACGGGGTTTTCCAGAGCGCCCTCTGGAAACTTTTAGGTGAGGCCCAGACTTCTTTCCGAGAGGCCAGGGAGGGCGCCAGCAGCCGGCCGCGTGATCTGGGGCGCGCTGAGCGCCTTCGCCGGCCTCAACCTCCCCTGGCGCGGCGGACCGGGCCTCTCAGAGGCCACCCAGCCTCGGCCGGACAgacccgggcggggcgggcggcgcctTGGCCCCGCGGCGCCCTCCGCCGAGACTCTCCGCCTACAAGTCCCAGAgccgcccgcgcccggccccgccccccgccccggccccgcccccgcgccccgggcccctcCCGGCGAAAGCCCCGCGCGGCAGGAGCGCCGGCCTGGAGCTCGGCTGcacgcggggcggcggcggctgcggagCACGTGCTGGCGCCGCGGGGTCCGGGGCTCCCCAGCCGGGGGGGCCGCCCGGGGCGGGAACACGGGCTCGGGCGGGGCGGCCGCGTGCACCTCGCGCCCCTGCCGGGCCCGGGCCCGCGTGCGCCCGAGCGCGGGTGCCTGGAGTGcgtggggcgggagggggcctCACCGGTTCAGCCTGCGGCCCCTAGTAGGGTTCCTGCATTCCCCACCTCTCCTCGCGCCAGGTGGCCCCACGGGCCCCCGCTTCGCCTTGGGAATCAGCCCTTCCCCCAGCACATCCTTATTAATGGCCCATCAGGTGTCAGGCCAGGGCTCCAGGCCTCAGGACAGGGCGGGCAGGAAACAAGCagacacccccccaccaccaccaccaccaccacctccagggCTTACATTTCATTTCCGGGGAGTGGAGAGACCATGAATGAATAGAATGGTGAATagtaggtttaggtttaggtttaggtagGTTTTTCTAGTCCAGGGGTGGAAGGGGGACACCGAAGAGGAGCAGACAGTGATACCTGTTCTCGAGAGTCAGGGAAGGCCTGTGGGATTGGTGACAGCCAGGGCCCCTGGAGGACAGGGGACGGCAGAGAGAAGGGAATGCAAAGGCTCAGAACACTTTTTGAGTGTTGGGCACACACACCGCCAATGATGATGAAGTTCCTTTGTTTGGAGCTGGGTCCTTGACTAGGTGGCTTACACAGATTAGATGATTTAAGCTCAAAATAATCATTATCATCAGTGGGTACTACTAGCCCAGTTTTAAGAGGGAGGGCGGCGAGGCTCAGAGTGGCTTCCCCAAGGCCACGGAGGGCAGCAAATGGTGGCCAGTCCACTGTCCCATTTATTCTTCGCACAGCCTTTAATGGAAGACTTGTCTGCTCTGGTTGAAGGCTGTGCAGGTGGGACCTCAGAGATGTCAAGTGAagcaaaagagaatgaaacagaAGTCAGGGGGAAGGACCAGACTCAGGACCCTACTCTGCAAATGCCAGCCCTTGTCTGAGACCATGCCTGGGTGAGGGCCCTTGTTGTGGTCGAATTGTGTCCCCCCCAAAATGAGTTCACATCCTAATCTCTGGTCCCcatgaatgtgaccttacttggatgTAGGGGCTTCTTTAATAATCTAATCAATTTAAGAGaaagtcatattggattagtaTGGGGCCTAACACCATGACTGTTGTCCTCACAAGAAGCCCACGTGAAGATGCACACACCAGTGACAACAGAGCAGAGGCTGGAGAGATACACGGGCCAGAGAGCACCGGCTGCAGAGTACAGCCCCACCGACGCCCTGACTTTGCACTCGTGGCCTCTAGGGCTGCgttggggcagccccaggagaCTCGGGTGCTGGAGGGACAGGCAGGGCAGAGCCCAAGCCGATTGAATCCCACAGCCTGTCACTCTTGGGATGGGGAAGCGCCGTCAGGgccatggggggaggggcgggccccCCAGTGTCCTCCCAGGACTCAGGCGTGGGAGGCAGCTCTGCTCCCGgccttcctgctcagctggggaaGGTGGGGATCCACGGGTGCCAGGCGCGAGGAAAACACTCAAGAGAGGTGTGCGGAGGGGGGCACGGAGCACAGCCAGAaggcggggagcggggggcaCGCGGAGGGATCCCCAAAGCCTGCTTATCTTCACGGAGGCCCGAGTGACTTGGGGTTTCTGTGGATTCAGGCCGGGGGTGCATTCACCTCAAAGCCAGGCTGCAAGGTGGAAGCGTGCGGGCCCCCTGCTGCCACCTCGGGCCCCAACTGGAGGCTTGGGGGACCCCAAAATAAAACATCAACATGACAAACAAAAGAGGAAGCGAGGGGGACCTCCGCTGGCCAGCGACTTTCACACATCCCTTAAGCCCGATTGGCCTGTTTCGGGGGGGCCCCCCTCGACAGGTGGTGAAAGCCACTTTCTTTGCAGGCTGTGGGGGGCCAGGcggggagagagagggcaggccAAACCCAGACAGCCCTACATTCGTGTCCTGCACACATCACACGTCTGCTGGTGACAACCTCGTCCCCAGGCCTCAGTCTCTTCAGCTCTAAAATGGGTGTAATGGTAGCAGCTTCGTCACAGGGGCCCATGGGAAGCTGCAGGAGGAAAACACAGAAAGTGCTGAGGTCATCCTCACACTGAGTGGGAACTCAGTAAATGCAGACTCCTGCAATTTTCGGTTTTTTTCCAGCACGCCTCGGCTCCAGCCTACACAGCAGCCTGGGgccaggtggggaggtggggccgCGCCAGCCCCTCCCACGCAGGCTCCTTCAGGCCTTCCCATTGCCTGGGGGCCGCAGTCCCAAATCCCGCTGTTGGAGATGGCCTCTGGCCCCCAGCCAGCTAGAAAGGCCCAGCCTGCCCCTGCAGGCCGAGTCCCCTCTCGGGGGCCCTGGGCAGTCTGCAGAGGCCTAAGGCCCCTCCTCCGAAGATGGTGTCAAACAGCGAAGTGGCTAGAGatgcaaaggaaaataatcacattaaaatgcagctattagggacgcctgggtggctcagcggttgagcatctcctttggctcagggagtgatcctggagtcctggaatcgagtcccccattgggctccctgcaaggagcctgctgctccctctgcctgtgtctctgcctcgctctctgtgtctctcatgaataaacaaataaaatcttttaaaaaaataaataataaaatgcagctattaaaatattttttaaaaaaaccataagCGTGTGAGATAGGAAGGCGTGTGCTCTTTTGCTAATGCATTAAGCCGCAAGAGCCGATGGTGGCTGTGAGGAGGCTGCGGTCTAGAAGGGCCACGAGCAAGATGTCCTCGAGCACACGCCTCCCGTGGCAGAGCCGCTGGGTTTCGGGGGTTGGGGTCACCACACCCGCTCCCGGGGGTCACCTGGGTCAGTCCGACCCCaggaagaagaatttttttttttttttttttttgccatcgaGTTCACAGAGCTTGAAttctggccctgggctgggtgggcctgggggc
This portion of the Vulpes lagopus strain Blue_001 chromosome 18, ASM1834538v1, whole genome shotgun sequence genome encodes:
- the RBM38 gene encoding RNA-binding protein 38 — protein: MLLQPAPCAPSAGFPRPPAAPGAMHGSQKDTTFTKIFVGGLPYHTTDASLRKYFEGFGDIEEAVVITDRQTGKSRGYGFVTMADRAAAERACKDPNPNIDGRKANVNLAYLGAKPRSLQTGFAIGVQQLHPTLIQRTYGLTPHYIYPQAIVQPSVVIPAAPVPSLSSPYIEYTPASPAYAQYPPAAFDQYPYAASPATAAGFVGYGYPAALPQALSAAAPAGTTFVQYQPPQLQPDRMQ